A region of the Verrucomicrobium sp. genome:
AGCATACACGGGAGCACCCAAGCAGATTGTGGATCTTGGTTCAAAAATCTATACCTATCCCGACATGGTACTCTTCATCGACGGCAAGGTTAGCGATGTGAAGTAAAGCTAAGACAACGAGTAACGATGTTGAGGGACTCGCGGTCATAGAGATTCGATCCCAACTCACAAAGTCGCGGCTCCCTGAAACTGGGGCCGCGACTGTTCCCTTAAAGCCCTCGCGAAGCTTGGCGCACAGCCTTTGGCTCCGCATGGATCAACGCGTTTGTTCGCGGGGTAGCGTGGGGCTCGGACGCCGAGTGAGCAAACAAGAATCTCGAATTTTACGGTTGACACTCGCAACAATCCACTACCCTATGGTTGTGGATACTCTGAACACAACGTTCGCGGCTCTGTCCGACCCGACCCGTCGAGCCATGATCGAACGGCTCTCTCACGGGCCTGCATCCGTGCGCGGATTGACGGAGCCGTTTGCGCTCTCGCAGCAGATGATTTCGAAACATATCGCCTACCTGGTGCGGGCGCGGATTGTGATCAAGACGAAGCGTGGACGGGAGAGTGTGTGCACGCTCAGGCCGGAGGCGATCAAGACGGTCAGCGACTGGGCGATCAGCTATCACCGGTTCTGGGAAGAGAGTTTCGACAAGCTGGATGTGGTTCTAAATCAGATGAAGAAAGCGGAGGTCGGATATGACAAAAAACGCGGGTAATGAAGCAGAACGGATGACGATTACACGGGTTTTTGATGCCCCACGCGAACTGGTTTGGAAGGCGTGGACAGACCCGAAGTACGTGATGCAGTGGTGGGGGCCAAAGGGCTTTACTGCGCCCGTTTGCCAGATGGATTTTCGCGTGGGAGGAAAACTTCTCTGCTGCATGAGAACGCCGGATGGGCAGGAGTTCTGGAATGCGGTTGAATACCACGAGATTGTTCTGCACGAGAAGATCGTTTCCTTGATGTACTTTTCCGACTGCAGAAGGGAAACAAAATCGATCCGGAGCAATTAGGGATCGAACATGAAGCCATAGCAGATGCATACGATGTGACGCTATTTGAGGATCTCGGAAACGGCCAGACGAAACTGACCTT
Encoded here:
- a CDS encoding metalloregulator ArsR/SmtB family transcription factor yields the protein MVVDTLNTTFAALSDPTRRAMIERLSHGPASVRGLTEPFALSQQMISKHIAYLVRARIVIKTKRGRESVCTLRPEAIKTVSDWAISYHRFWEESFDKLDVVLNQMKKAEVGYDKKRG
- a CDS encoding SRPBCC domain-containing protein, producing the protein MTKNAGNEAERMTITRVFDAPRELVWKAWTDPKYVMQWWGPKGFTAPVCQMDFRVGGKLLCCMRTPDGQEFWNAVEYHEIVLHEKIVSLMYFSDCRRETKSIRSN